CCCCTGGGCCAGGGCGAAGACCAGGTCCCCATCCAGGGGGGTGTGGGCCGGGCGGATGGCCCGGGCCATCCCATCCTGGGCCATGATGGCAAGCCTTTTGGCCTGGGCCTTGCTGAGGGGGGCATCCGTGGCCACCACCGCCAAGGTGGTGTGCTGGCCCAGGAGGAAGGGGTAGCGGTAGTCCTCCGGGCTTCCCCGGTAGCGGGAGCGATCCGGAACCAAAGCCCTCTCCCCTTCCGCCAGGAAGTCCTCTCCGTAAAGCCTCCCCGTCCTGGGGTCAAAGGGGCGGCCCAGGCTGTTCGCCGCCACCAGGGCCAGGACCCGGTGGCCTTCTTCCAGGAGGTACCCCGCCAGGCCCACCCCGCCCTTTACCCCTCCCGCCACCGCCCCCGTGCCCGCTCCCACGCCCCCTTCCTCCACCTCCTCCCCCGCGGCCAAGGCCGCCTGGTACCCCGCCTCCTCCCCCGGCGGTCGGTGCACCCCTCCGCGGCCCAGGTCATAGAGCACGGCAGCAGGCACGATGGGTACCGCACCTCCTGGGGTGGGAAAGCCCCTTTTTCTTTCCGCCAGGTAGCGCATGACCCCATCCGCCGCCCTCAGGCCAAAGGCGCTTCCCCCGGTGAGGAGAACGGCGTGCACCTTTTCCACGGTGTTTTCCGGCAAGAGCAAGTCCGTTTCCCGGGTGCCGGGAGCCGCCCCCCGCACGTCCACCGCCCCCACCCAGCCCTCCTCCACCAGGACCACGGTGCAACCGGTGAGGGCCTCGAGATCGGTGAAATGCCCCACCCTGATCCCCGGCCACAGGACCCCTTTCCCCCACAAGGCTTCCGCCATACGCCCAGTATCGGGTAGGCTATGGACCAGAACAAGGAGGAAGCATGTGGGAGTACCTGATCCACGGCGAGCCTTCTCCCAATATCCAGCGCTTCTTGAAAGGCTTAGGCCAAGCCCTAGAAGCCCAGGGGTTCCGCTACAACCCCGAATCCGAGGCCCCCAATTTGGTGCTGAACGCCATCACCCCGGAAAACCCCAAACCCTACCGGCGAAGGGCCCAGGCCACCTTCGTGGCCTCGGTTATGGAGCTTCCCGCCTTTCCCGAAAACCCCCTCCAGGCCCTCTACCCCTACCTGGTCCGGGCCCTTTCCAACGTGCTTCTGGCCCACGTGCCCAGCCAAGGGGTCAAGTTCCTCACCCTGGAGCTGGGGCACTACGACGAGCCCAACGGGGAAGGGTTTTTTGAGCGGGTGGCCGCACGCCTTAGGCCCATCGCCTGTAGCC
This sequence is a window from Thermus caldifontis. Protein-coding genes within it:
- a CDS encoding P1 family peptidase produces the protein MAEALWGKGVLWPGIRVGHFTDLEALTGCTVVLVEEGWVGAVDVRGAAPGTRETDLLLPENTVEKVHAVLLTGGSAFGLRAADGVMRYLAERKRGFPTPGGAVPIVPAAVLYDLGRGGVHRPPGEEAGYQAALAAGEEVEEGGVGAGTGAVAGGVKGGVGLAGYLLEEGHRVLALVAANSLGRPFDPRTGRLYGEDFLAEGERALVPDRSRYRGSPEDYRYPFLLGQHTTLAVVATDAPLSKAQAKRLAIMAQDGMARAIRPAHTPLDGDLVFALAQGEGKGVEPYLLLRLGAYAADAVTRAILRAVLLAKGAPGIPAYRDLMG